One Coffea arabica cultivar ET-39 chromosome 5c, Coffea Arabica ET-39 HiFi, whole genome shotgun sequence DNA window includes the following coding sequences:
- the LOC113690239 gene encoding cyprosin-like, with amino-acid sequence MGTKCGATAVTFVLLLLLSPAVFSASNDKLIRVALKKTKLDQISRFSGNVDLTEGGFARINRRHGNVVQSDTDIIALKNYMDAQYYGEIGVGTPPQKFTVIFDTGSSNLWVPSVKCYFSVACYFHSKYKSGHSSTYKKNGKSAEIHYGTGSISGFFSQDHVKLGNLIVKDQDFIEATREPGITFLAAKFDGILGLGFQEISVGNAVPVWYNMVKQGLVEQPVFSFWFNRKAEEEQGGEIVFGGVDTNHFKGDHAYVNVTQKGYWQFNMGDVLIGGETTGFCAEGCSAIADSGTSLLAGPTTVITQINHAIGASGVLSQECKSVVTEYGKTIIEMLLAKAEPQQICSKIGLCSSDGSHDVSMLIESVVENETDRTSDGLCDNMCAACQMAVVWMQNQLRRNETEEKILDYINQLCDRLPSPMGESAVDCSALASMPKISFIIGSKTFELSPEQYILRVGEGAAAQCISGFTALDVLPPRGPLWILGDVFMGQYHTVFDYGKMRVGFAEAA; translated from the exons ATGGGGACTAAATGTGGGGCCACTGCAGTTACTTTTGTACTGTTGTTGCTTTTGTCCCCTGCTGTGTTTTCAGCATCAAATGATAAACTGATTAGAGTTGCACTGAAGAAAACAAAGTTAGATCAGATCAGCCGGTTTTCTGGGAATGTTGATCTTACTGAAGGGGGTTTTGCAAGAATTAATCGTCGTCATGGAAATGTAGTACAGTCTGATACTGATATTATTGCTTTAAAGAACTACATGGATGCGCAATATTATGGTGAAATTGGTGTTGGCACACCTCCTCAGAAGTTCACTGTGATATTTGACACTGGAAGTTCTAATCTATGGGTGCCCTCTGTGAAGTGTTATTTTTCG GTTGCATGTTATTTCCATTCAAAGTATAAGTCAGGCCATTCAAGTACTTACAAGAAAAATG GAAAATCTGCTGAAATTCATTATGGCACTGGATCCATCTCTGGGTTTTTTAGCCAAGATCATGTCAAGCTTGGCAATCTTATTGTAAAGGATCAG GATTTCATAGAGGCAACCAGAGAGCCAGGGATCACTTTCTTGGCTGCCAAGTTTGATGGTATCCTTGGACTAGGATTTCAAGAGATATCAGTTGGGAATGCTGTTCCCGTCTG GTACAACATGGTGAAACAGGGTCTTGTTGAACAACCAGTTTTTTCATTCTGGTTCAATCGCAAAGCTGAAGAGGAACAAGGGGGTGAAATTGTTTTTGGTGGGGTTGATACTAATCATTTTAAGGGTGACCATGCCTACGTTAATGTAACTCAGAAGGGTTATTGGCAG TTTAATATGGGTGATGTACTGATTGGTGGTGAAACAACAG GATTTTGTGCTGAAGGTTGTTCAGCAATTGCCGACTCTGGAACTTCCTTATTGGCAGGACCAACA ACTGTTATAACACAAATTAATCATGCCATTGGAGCTTCTGGAGTTTTAAGCCAAGAGTGCAAGTCTGTGGTTACTGAGTATGGTAAAACCATAATCGAAATGCTATTGGCTAAG GCTGAGCCACAGCAAATCTGCTCGAAAATTGGATTGTGCTCGTCTGATGGTTCTCATGATGTCAG TATGCTTATTGAAAGCGTGGTGGAGAATGAGACTGACAGGACATCTGATGGTCTGTGTGATAATATGTGCGCGGCATGTCAAATGGCAGTTGTTTGGATGCAAAATCAACTGAGACGGAATGAAACTGAAGAAAAAATCTTGGACTATATTAATCAG CTTTGTGACCGACTACCTAGTCCTATGGGGGAGTCAGCTGTTGATTGCAGTGCTCTTGCTTCAATGCCCAAAATTTCTTTCATTATTGGCTCTAAAACGTTTGAGCTTTCTCCTGAGCAG TATATTCTTCGAGTTGGTGAAGGAGCTGCAGCTCAGTGCATTAGTGGATTTACAGCTTTGGATGTCCTCCCTCCTCGTGGACCTCTATG GATTCTGGGTGATGTTTTCATGGGTCAATACCATACTGTATTTGACTACGGAAAAATGAGAGTTGGATTTGCTGAAGCCGCCTAA